The sequence below is a genomic window from Nostoc flagelliforme CCNUN1.
ATTACTTGTTCATACTTTTTAGGATTTAACCGAAATCTTTCTTGAACAACTCGAAAGATTTTTACAGAACGAATTCGGTGTTCAACAAATACTCGGTTGGATGAAAACTCCTTATTCTCTTTTTTCTGTTCAATTGTTAACTTTCCATTTCTTGGCGTTTTAATTGGTGTATCAATTAAATCTTCTCCAAGGTATCCTAAATCTCCCTTAAATTTTTGTTTTGGGTCAAAGTTATCGCGGTTTTCTCTAAACATTGTTATATCGCTTTTTGGTCCAGGTTCGCCAGCTACAACATCAACGATATCCTTGGCATCTGGCAAGATAATTATCTGACTTTTAAATGTATGTTTACATGCCTTACCAGAGTAATATTTTTCTTGTTCTTTATTGTCCACAGGTCTTTCCCTTACTTGTTCATAGCTATCTACAATTAATTCATAATCTGTAAGTATTTCTTTGACTACCATCAAGTCAGATTCGTTTTTTTTTACTTGTTCAATTAAACTGGATGGTAGCAATTCTCTGAGTATTGGCAACCAATAGTTAAATGTATCATTTGCGGTGGACTCACTCACACCAAACTGGATACCAAGAAGCTCAAATGTAGTCAGATGCCTGAGATAAACCAACGTTAAAATTATTTGTTCTTTGAGCGATAATTTTGGTTTACGACCTCCACCACCAGCAATAATTCTCACTTTTTTGGATTCTAATAACTCTTGTTTGTCATAGTGTAATCGCTCTGCATTTTGAATTAATTGTTGTAACTGTTCATACTCCAGACCAATTAACCGCTTTGTTCTTTTAGGATTCTCTTCAATATGATTCAGTATATCGCTCATGTTTCTGTGTCAAAAAAACTCCTTGATGTTCTTTTACCACAGAATGTTACTATTTTGGAGATGTCTTCTCAGCTTAAGATTTCCTGAGAATGTTGCGCGAGCTTCGGTATCCCTTACTAATCAAGCTGCGATATACGTAGAAGGCGCTGGTGGCGGTGATATTGCAGTAAATGCTAGGAATTTAGAAATATTGGGAGGAAGTATTTTAAGCGGTGGTATTGGGCAAGGTTTGGGGACACTTGAAACAATTGGGGGAGATATTACGCTGAATGCTACCAGGGAAATCAAAGTTGCTGGTGGGAGCATAGTTCAAAATCTTGTGCGCTTGGGGTCACTTGGTAATGCTGGCAACATCATTATCGATTCTGGTTCCTTTTCGTTACGAGATGGCGCTCAATTTATAGCCTCAACCCTTGGACAAGGGAATGCAGGGAATGTGACAGTGCGGGCACAAGATGCTGTTTCTCTTGCAGATAATGCTTCCATCCTCAGCACAGTAGAAGCAGGGGGTGTAGGTAAAGGAGGCAATATTGACATCAATGCTGCAACCTTGTCACTAATTGATGGCGCTCAATTGGTAACCGCTACTCGTGAAGCATTTGATACCCAACCAGCAGGAGAGGGGAATGCGGGGAATATCAATGTTAATGTTACTGGTGCTGTTGATATTGCTGGAAAGAAAAACGACGGTTTTGTTAGTGGGATTAGCAGCAGTGTGGAAACGGGGACAGTTGGTAATGGGGGTAACATTACTATCGATTCTGGTTCTTTCTCGTTACGCGATCGCGCTCAAATTCAAGCCTCAACTTCAGGACAAGGGAACGCGGGGAATGTGACAGTGCAGGCACGAGATGCTGTTGCCCTTGCAGATAATGGGAGCATATTAAGCACGGTGGAATCGGGAGGTGTAGGTAAAGGTGGCAATATCAACATCAATGCTGCAACATTATCATTAATTGATGGCGCTCAATTGGTAACCGCTACTCGTGAAGCATCTGCTACCCAGCCAGCAGGACAGGGAGATGCGGGGAATGTCAATGTTAATGTTACAGGCATTGTTGATATTGCTGGAAAGAAAAACGGCGGTTTTGCTAGTGCCATTTTCAGCCGGGTGGAAACGGGGACAGTTGGGAATGGCACTAAGAAAAGAGAAAATCGTTGAGGCAGCAGGGGTGCAGAGGAGCGGAGGAGCAGGGGAGAAAGAAGAAGTTTTAGGCATTGCGTTCGGGTATTTAGAAATTCCCCTCTGCACCCCTGCACCCCTGCCTCTCTGCAATCCTTACGCTGCATACTCTTCAGCTTAACTTAGTGGCATTCGGTCTTGTCCACTTTTGGTGATCATGTTCGGGGATGCTCTCAGTTGAGCGATGTCTACTTTTTGGGGCTACGCCGGAGCAAGCAGTGAATTTGTAGTGCCAAAGCAATTATCACTAATCATAGATTTATTCAATGTTGTTAATTAAATCAGCATTAAAAATCCAATAGATAAAACAGCAAGGAGGGGTGAGGACAGCGATCGCATGATTATGCGCTGTAGGCGATCGCAGTGTGGGAGAATGAAAGCGCAGGGAGCAGGGGGAGAAAGAGTTTGAGGCTTATTTACTTTTATTTACATAGTTTGGTTTTATTGCGCCGACTTACTTATCTTATGGCTTAATAAGAAGTGGGAATATAAAACACCATTAATGCTGTTCAGTACGCGAAGCAGAGGTGCTATCTGCTTGTAGCCAAGCCTGAAAGAGGGATTCTAATAGTTGCTCTCGAATTTCACGGTGGCAATTCGTCTACCACTTTAGGCAGTAAATGGACAATTTTCGTTGCTAGACGACACTTAGAGCCATCAAAGTGCTGACATGCGTTGCTTGCACATGGTGCTGCAAACCGAAAAATTTCGGTTGGTGCAACTGGGCTAGACAAAGCTAGTAAATCCTCAGTAACAGGCTGCGGCTTGATGAGATGATGTAGACGTGGTTCTTCAACCGTCCCACCGACAACTCCGAAGACAACGCTACCCTCCATTTCGGGTTTGGCACTTGGACAAAGAGGTGGATTATTCATTTCACAATCCTTTTTCAAATGTATGCTACTTCCGTCCAAGCTTGTCCTACACTGCTATGAATCCGACCAAGACTTTTGTAGGAATTGAGGAGTTAAGCCCACCCTTAATATTAAGCCCACCCCTGGTATTTTGTAATTGTCGAGCGTCAATAGCTCGGATGATAGCCTTATCAACAGATCCAATAAATTCTTCTTCGCTGCTAATAGAACTAAGCAGAGTTGAATGCAAATCAGAAATTTTAATGGCTGCCATTTGAAGTCTCCTTTGCAGGTATAGATTAAGCTGAAGTGTTTAATTTCTTTGCCAGATTGTCACTCTCGTCAAGAGAATTTATCTGCTTGAGTTGTGTTTAGATCACTGGTGGTAGAGTAGTAGTAATATAATGCGGAAGTGAAGGTTTACACAGAGGGCTGTATATTCCTGGTTTACACCAGCAACTGTCGTAACTACCCTTAATACTACCTAGTTCGTTATCAATTAACTCAGTCATAAAGCTGTCGGAATCTTTGAACAATTCAGAACCAACAGGGTATAGGTTGGACATCTTAATACTTGCCATTTGAATTTTCTCCTAAGTAAAGTTATTTAGATTGCGATCGCACTGTGTCAGTTTTTGCCAAACTTTAATTTCATGGCTTCGTTTCCCTCAGTGAATTGCTTATTGTGCTGGCATTCCCTCCTAAGTTCGGTAAAGTAGTCGTTCAGGTGAAACTTCTTGGATTTTCAGTTTGTTAGAATGCAAATCACCATAAAGGTTAAGGTATTCAAGTTCAGCAGTCGTGAGTTTGCCTTGTTGGACGCCAAATATCGCTGTATCAATTTCTTCGCGCCGAGTCAAACCTGTTAAGCAAACATCGACACTGTTCTGTGTTAACGAGTATCGGTATAAATCAGGAACAGTAGGTTGCCAGCACACTTCTGGTAATCCAGTAGGAGCATTCCACAGGGGACCTGTGTGAGAACCTGTTGACTTGAAGGTGACGATACCTGGTCGAGAAGGGTGTTGGGCGTCGATATGATTGAATACTTGGCTTTGGGCAGACCGATGAGCGATATTATGTCTGACCATCACCACATCTAACAGGGGGCTATGCAACCACTGTTGAGCAAGGTTGAGGTCATGGAAAGAAGCACCAATGTAGCGAACAGCACCCATTTTTTTCAGCCGTTCGGAAGTGCCAAACATTCTTTCAATGGTGCGCTGATAAACGCTATTGCAGCCCCTTAAATCGGGGGTAAGCTGTAAGCAATCTTGCAAAGCTGACCCATCATTGGAACCAATCCAACCCCAAAACAACACATCAATGTAGTCAATTCCCAGTTCTTCAAACTGATCGAATAAAGCGGCAAGTGCCATTTCTGGATTTTTAATGTAAGTCACAGTTGCCAGCACTACTTTCTCTCGCACAGAGGAACCACGTCCACAAAGCTGGCGCAATGCTCCAGACATCGGACTGTAGAGATAGTGATGTAAGTCGCTAGAGTAGAAAAAGTAGTTAATTCCCCTGTCAAAAGCGTAAAGGGTATCTTCGCTGGAGATGCTACCGCCGCCACCTAGACCGAGACAGCTGACCGTTAAATCAGTCCGCCCCAGTTTACGGTAAAACGGTAAATCCGGCTCTGGGAATTTATCTGCTGCATGGCCAACTTCTCTTACTGAAACTGCTGGCGGCGCAAGATCGGTTAGTTTCATAGATTTAACGGGGTGTAGATGTCTTGGGAGTTGGCATTGAGGTAGGCACGCTGCCAGTCAATCCCTAAAACAGAGAAGTGTTGGCGGATAAATGCCATCCGAGTTTCTG
It includes:
- a CDS encoding S-layer family protein, yielding MLLFWRCLLSLRFPENVARASVSLTNQAAIYVEGAGGGDIAVNARNLEILGGSILSGGIGQGLGTLETIGGDITLNATREIKVAGGSIVQNLVRLGSLGNAGNIIIDSGSFSLRDGAQFIASTLGQGNAGNVTVRAQDAVSLADNASILSTVEAGGVGKGGNIDINAATLSLIDGAQLVTATREAFDTQPAGEGNAGNINVNVTGAVDIAGKKNDGFVSGISSSVETGTVGNGGNITIDSGSFSLRDRAQIQASTSGQGNAGNVTVQARDAVALADNGSILSTVESGGVGKGGNININAATLSLIDGAQLVTATREASATQPAGQGDAGNVNVNVTGIVDIAGKKNGGFASAIFSRVETGTVGNGTKKRENR
- a CDS encoding transposase family protein, translating into MSDILNHIEENPKRTKRLIGLEYEQLQQLIQNAERLHYDKQELLESKKVRIIAGGGGRKPKLSLKEQIILTLVYLRHLTTFELLGIQFGVSESTANDTFNYWLPILRELLPSSLIEQVKKNESDLMVVKEILTDYELIVDSYEQVRERPVDNKEQEKYYSGKACKHTFKSQIIILPDAKDIVDVVAGEPGPKSDITMFRENRDNFDPKQKFKGDLGYLGEDLIDTPIKTPRNGKLTIEQKKENKEFSSNRVFVEHRIRSVKIFRVVQERFRLNPKKYEQVILTICGVVRLRIGALILPAEIYAFT
- a CDS encoding aldo/keto reductase gives rise to the protein MKLTDLAPPAVSVREVGHAADKFPEPDLPFYRKLGRTDLTVSCLGLGGGGSISSEDTLYAFDRGINYFFYSSDLHHYLYSPMSGALRQLCGRGSSVREKVVLATVTYIKNPEMALAALFDQFEELGIDYIDVLFWGWIGSNDGSALQDCLQLTPDLRGCNSVYQRTIERMFGTSERLKKMGAVRYIGASFHDLNLAQQWLHSPLLDVVMVRHNIAHRSAQSQVFNHIDAQHPSRPGIVTFKSTGSHTGPLWNAPTGLPEVCWQPTVPDLYRYSLTQNSVDVCLTGLTRREEIDTAIFGVQQGKLTTAELEYLNLYGDLHSNKLKIQEVSPERLLYRT